Part of the Bacteroidales bacterium genome, TAGGTCCACAGGTGCTTTTATCCCCTCCGGCATCAAGATTGGCTGCCGTATTGATCTGATGGGTACCGGAAGGAGTACCGGTACAGGTCAGGGTCCCTACAGTCTGGGTTACACTGGTAATAGTCACATTAGTAACATCTGTACCTTCCTTGATCATGGATGCGGGAACGGACAAAGAGGCTCCTGCTGCTACAGTTACTGTCTGAGAACCTGCACCTAGTTTATCAGTAGTATAGGTTACCGTATAAGTTCCTCCGGCATTGCCGGATAATACAAAATCAGGTGGATTGATGGTAGCATCCGTTTTTTCACAGATATTCTGGCTTCCGGACAATGTAGCCGTAGGCGTCTGACGTATGATAATGGTAGCCGAACCAGAAGGTTGACCGGTACAAAGTCCACGGTCCTGGGTCACGGTTAGCACTTCAAAAGTATAAGTACCTGGACGTGTGGTCGCCACAGGATCAAATGTAATCAGTGGTATATTTATATTAGCACTGCCCGAACCTCCAGTTGTGCCAGCTATGGTTAATAAAGTCTGAGACCCCACAGGCGTCCCTCCTTTTCGCAACTGCCACACAATCTGCCAATTAGAATTTTTGATACCTGTAGCGTTTAAGGTAATATTTACGGAAGCAACATCATTACAAACAGTTTGAGAACCTGTTACCGATGTTTTGGGAACAGGTAAAATCGTATGCTCCTGGGATAACATCGGAGATGAACAAAACTTATCTGCCTTACCAGATCGGTTGGCTGCTGAACTATATCTGAATACAACCCCAATTGTTCTCTTTATTCCGTCTGCTAAAGTGGTAGTTTCCGTAGTTTTACTCTGCGGATTATTTGTTCCAAAGTATGTACCATCCCATGTCCAATAATTTTGTGTGTTGACAGTTTCGTTGGATGCCCCAGACTGCCCCACTAATGTTATAGGATTTGGAGTCGGTGAAGTTTGCCATAAATAACTTGTATTGGAACATAAGTCATCTGTCGGCTTGTTTACCCAGGTAGGAGCAGATAGTACAGATCGTTTGAGAACCTTTGCCGTACCCGTAATCTTAGGCGAAGCCGTTGAGGTACAGCCGGTTGTCAGGTCTTTTAATTGAGTAATTTTATAATCTGTTACCGTTCCGTTGGCCGGATTGGCGGTAATGGTCGTAGTATAAGGTACAGAGGTAAAGGTATACTGGTTGGTTTCCCCATTGGTCAGGGTCACTTCCACCTGGTATTGCCCGCTGGTATTTCTTTTTGCATATACCCCGTTCAACGTCAGGTCAATGGTTTCATCCGGGCATATTTCCCCGCCATTGGTCAGGTTGGCCATAGGCTGAGGATTTACCGTCAGGTTAAAAGTAGTGGATGCACCCGGACATTTATCACAGGTACTCCCTGTATAGGTATAACGACAGGTTCCGGAAACGGGGAATTGAGTCCCGTTCACCCATTCTCGATGCACCCGGATCTGTATTGTGTTGGTAGCCGGAGCTACCGGATAGCTTTTCAACTTGATGGTGGCATTTTGTCCGGTAGCATCGGTGGGTGTTAACTCCAGAAGATTTAAAACATTCCCGGGATCTCCCAGAATCCATGTAGATCCGTTATTGATGCTGTATTCCCAGACAAACCGGGTAGCGCCGCCATAGGTTTCGGTATTTGGGGCTCCAGGATAGCTCAACGTAAGTACTTCGTCCGGACATCCTTCTTTTTTCCCGCCTGGTGTTCCGGGTGCACCGGAAATATCATTACGTATCACCCATGTGATCTTCGCAAATTTAGATTCACAGGTATAGGAAGTACCGGGGGTTTTGTCATCAAAACGGTAACGCACCCAGAACACATATTCTCCGGGAACATTGGGTTTTACCCGGTATGAATCAAAAGCAGCCGGAACATCCGCAGACGAAGTGGGATCGAACTGGTTACCGGTACCGCTTCCCGTATATACCTTTGTCCGGACCAGCGGACCGACGGAACCGCCATTGTCCGCATACCATTCGTATTCTCCGGGAACCATGGCCCCAAGAGCCGCTTCATGCTCAACAGTTACAGTATAATTCGGTGCAATCGAATACTGCCCCGAAAAGCAAAAAGTGAGTGTGGCATCCTTAGGATCCGGCGGAGCCGGTACTACCAGTATTTCAGCGGTAATAAGGTCATAATCGCCGGGAAAAGGATTACAATAATTCCAATGCCGGGCTTCGATAAAAAAACGTTGCCCCGCCGTAGTTACATTCGGCGGTATATGTATATTTTGTGTGGTTTCATTTATATTCTGATTCAGAATAAAACCTGAAATTGTCCTTTCCGTTTCCGAATAAGGAGTAGCCACTCCTAAAGGATCCGAAACAGGCGTGGAACCAACGGTAACCTCAGGTATATTGCTGGCACCGACTCCATATACGAACTGTACGACACGGTCTCTCTGATTGGTATAATAATCCAGAATTTCTTCTCTCGGATCCCGGTTACATGCTAAAATGGTATTATCTGTAAAAGTGATGTTTACTTCCTGCTTTTCACAAACAAGGAATACCTGCTCATTGGTAATATCATCCTTAAATACCAATTGTCCCATTCCCTGACTATCTCTTGACCAAACGGTTACATTGTATATTTCTTTATTTAAACAGGTATATCCTCCTGTTTTTGAACGAATATAGGATTGAGACTGGTAAACACAATCATTAGAAACGGGATAAACATGTGAAACTTGGTTAGTTATTTGATAAGTAGTTGTTCCATCGCCATTATTCGTAGCAGTCATGGTTCCAGCGGCTATCATAGCAGCAACATCCCATTCATCTGTAGTTCCATCACCCCAAATGTAGCCCAATACCAGATCATTAGCCGGCAAACTCACATGGCTTACCGTTCTTCTAATGGTAACTTTATAATCACGTGGGGCGCAATATTGAGCATTAAGTGTACCCGGACGGGTATCATTATCTTCCCATATAGCACAATTCTGAGCATTTACTTTAGGATTAAAAATGATTATAGTGAAGAATAAAAATACGGCCTTTAAAATATTTTTATACCCCGGTGTGTGTTTATAGATAAATTGCGTCATAATTATATCACTTCAGATCTGAAACATTCATTAAAAAAACACTATTTCCTGAAAACTACAGGTTATACGTATACACAGTTATTTTCTACGTATACGGAAAAAAGAAAAAAAGGTTTATTCTTTTTGATTCATTAATTAAGTTGTAAAAATACAAACAATCACTTAATCAACAACAGGATTTAATGATCGATAAAACAATCAAAAGACACACAACACCTTAATTCAATTCGCATCATCAATCTTGTTTAATGGAATCGTCGGAATACTCATTCTATCTGAAAAATGAAACGACCTCAATAATATGATTGAAGTCGTTTCCTGCAAATGCTGTTTTTTACAGTCCGTCAATTATTCTTTTATAATCTGCCGGACAGTTGTCCCCTGACTGGTAGTGACCTTTAACAAATAGGTTCCCGGCTGCAAACCAGATACTGAGATTTGGGATGACCGTTTCGCATACTTCACCATTTTTCCATTGAGGTCATAAATTTGTATGGTGAGTATATCCGAATCGGCTTGGACAGTCACGTCATTCACCACCGGATTGGGATAAAACGAAATTTCAGGTTCTTGTTTTTCCATTAACTTTTTACTTTTTTCAGTAGAATTTTCCTTTTCTGAAAATAGGCCAAAGTCGTAATCGACCGCTATGGGTAAACGGTCCATCACGGCTGCTCCGGCCATGCGTTCTATAATACGGATTTCTCCATCCACTTCTTCATAAGGCATCAGCATATAATAATCCGGGAAAATACTCCAGGAGACCTGACAGGTATAAACTTTGGCAGCTACTGACACAGTCACATCTTCCATAAAATTACCGAACGAATCGAACAACCCCATTCGTGTGTTTGTTGTTACCGGCACGTTAACCACCACCCGGAATGGAGTATCTATATATACCTTATGAAAATTCCGTTCTGAAGTATTCAATACCAAATGGCTTTGTAATATCGTAGAAGTTGATACAGGACCGGAAAATACCGAGTAACCTGCTATCCGGGTAAAAGAAAAAGGCAGTTTATCTACCAAATGGCTGTTGGCTGGCCTTTCTATGATCTGCCGGATACCGTTCTCCATAATATATGGCTGGATCATATAGCTCCCGGAAGTCATTGAATTCGAAATACGACAGGTATACGTATAGCTTGATCTGGAAATATGAATATCTTCCACGAAAAAGTTATTGGTTTTGAATAAGCCGATCTTAACGGAATCGGGATGTGCTGTAGTATGGGCATATATTTTAAAAGTTTCGCCCGACCGGGCTTCATAATAGTCGGGCCGCGGGCTTTCGTCCAGAGCCAGATGATCCAGTAATTTCAGATTAGCTTTTACTTTTACCTGATATTCCAGATAAATCAAACTGGGAAAACTTGCATTCGTCATTTTACAGATCAATATTTTTCCGGCATTTTCTTCCCCGGGTACAAACCTGCCTGAATCGTTGTCCTGAACATTAACACTCCTGGAATTATTTTCGCTAATATACTCCCACCATCTATAATTGGTATAATTCCCATTTACAATATATTCACTGCTTAAATCTATTTCCTGATCATAAGTAACTTCTCCACCGTCAATTGTTTTTTGCCGGTCGTAACTGTAGCTAGGTATATTCAAAACAGGCAAAGCTGAAAATTTCAGAAAATTGTAATTACAGCGCACAGTGTTCAGTTGGCTGGTTTGGTTAATATTCAGGCTTGTTAACTGACATGAAGTACAGGTTAAACTTTTCAGATTAACATTTTGCCTGACATCCAAATTTCTTAACGGATTATTACTGCATTCTAATTGTTGCATTAAAATATTCCGGGAAACATCCAATGTATCAAGTTGGTTTGCACCACAACTCAAGTTAGTTAATAAAATATTTCCTGAAACATCCAGACCGGTCAATTGATTCCAATCACACGATAATTTTTTCAGGTTTATATTTTGACTAACATCCAGATATACCAGTTGATTTGAAGAACAGCTCACATTGGTAAGATTAATGTTCCTTGATATATCTATATCTGCTAATTGATTAAAATGACACTGTAAATCGATCAATGAAGCATTATTTCTAAGATCCAAAGATACCAATCGATTATGACCACAAGATAACATTCTCAATAATAAATTATTCGACACATCTAAAAAACTTAGTTGATTTTCTGTACAAATTAGGGTAGCCAAATTAGGATGAGTACTAACATCCAGACTATTAATTTGGTTATAATCACAAGTCAATGAATTCAAATTAGGATTGTTCGATACATCTAAACTCACTAATTGATTCCTCTGACAGTTTAAATTGATTAAGTTCGTATTTTGGGATATGTTTAAAGTTCCTAATGGATTAGAAGAACAATCCAATGTTTCCAGATAGCTATTTTGAGTAACATTCAGACTACTTAAATCATTGGTGCGACATACCAATGTAATCAGATATTGAAATTTACTGCAATCCAATGATCCAGACAATCGAGGTTCTGATAGCCCTCCATAGGTAAATCCTGTCAACCTTTGGGGATTATTCGAATTCCAGACACAAATTCGGGCAGTGTTCAATTTAGTGATCCAATTCTCTGATACAGTCCAGT contains:
- a CDS encoding T9SS type A sorting domain-containing protein, with the translated sequence MKKIYALILTGVLLFCSGKVFSQNYHEDDKEGLRTFLRQPSTVSGKLNLEALGLSVTDTLDWTVSENWITKLNTARICVWNSNNPQRLTGFTYGGLSEPRLSGSLDCSKFQYLITLVCRTNDLSSLNVTQNSYLETLDCSSNPLGTLNISQNTNLINLNCQRNQLVSLDVSNNPNLNSLTCDYNQINSLDVSTHPNLATLICTENQLSFLDVSNNLLLRMLSCGHNRLVSLDLRNNASLIDLQCHFNQLADIDISRNINLTNVSCSSNQLVYLDVSQNINLKKLSCDWNQLTGLDVSGNILLTNLSCGANQLDTLDVSRNILMQQLECSNNPLRNLDVRQNVNLKSLTCTSCQLTSLNINQTSQLNTVRCNYNFLKFSALPVLNIPSYSYDRQKTIDGGEVTYDQEIDLSSEYIVNGNYTNYRWWEYISENNSRSVNVQDNDSGRFVPGEENAGKILICKMTNASFPSLIYLEYQVKVKANLKLLDHLALDESPRPDYYEARSGETFKIYAHTTAHPDSVKIGLFKTNNFFVEDIHISRSSYTYTCRISNSMTSGSYMIQPYIMENGIRQIIERPANSHLVDKLPFSFTRIAGYSVFSGPVSTSTILQSHLVLNTSERNFHKVYIDTPFRVVVNVPVTTNTRMGLFDSFGNFMEDVTVSVAAKVYTCQVSWSIFPDYYMLMPYEEVDGEIRIIERMAGAAVMDRLPIAVDYDFGLFSEKENSTEKSKKLMEKQEPEISFYPNPVVNDVTVQADSDILTIQIYDLNGKMVKYAKRSSQISVSGLQPGTYLLKVTTSQGTTVRQIIKE